Genomic segment of Centropristis striata isolate RG_2023a ecotype Rhode Island chromosome 21, C.striata_1.0, whole genome shotgun sequence:
gaatgttcagttaaaaaaactaatacattaaataaattaaaattaattaaaattacaattcagattcggTTTTTCattgcaatgattcaaattgaacaataaaaattcaaattatgtgattccaATTCAGTTTTTAagcaagttaagcaattcaaattcaaatataaataattcaaattcagtttctggtggcttACATTTCAGCccatacgttttttttttgtcattttaagtcatTCTTAGCACGCTGATGTATGTTAAAGAGTTCATATTTCTGATATGTTTAGTTTGAATTATTCATTTGATGCtataaaatgggcgtggccatCACCAGTCCCGTCAGATGGTTGTTGGTTTGTGTGTCCAGTGGGAGGAAGCAGAGATCTGTCGTCCATCTTTATAAACCGTCTACGTCCAGCAGCTGCAGACCGACCAAACATTCAGTCTGCAAGATTgatgaaatcattaaaaaaggcaGCGGTTACAGCTCGGATTGATCTAAAGAGTTCCTGaatctaaaaaaatacagaaggcttAGCCTAGCGGTAAAACTAGCGTCTTTTTAGGACATTAACCCTTTTTTGTTTCGTCTCCAGAAGGCACACAAACTACCACAAAAGTATAGTAATAATCttcaaatgtgcaaaaaagcTCAGTTTACATTGTTTCCTcagtaaagagaaaaaagaaagaaagaaagaaaagttccGTCTGTCGCTCTGCTTTGTTTCTGAGGAGGAGAAACTGATTGCTGTGCAGAGTTCCTGGGCGTCCGGAGTAGAAATGTGCTTTACAACCAACACGTCTGCGTTTCCTCCATTGGCACTGAGTTAGCATTAGTGCAGATACAAGGGCAGAGTGTGCATGTGCAGCATGACGTGCACATTTAGTACGTGGCTAACAGGCTGCACACCCACCAGCAACTTCTGCTTTTCATTCAAAATGGGGCCGAGAGACAAAAAGGGGGCAAAGATCTCCAGATTTAGTGGATTCAGTGAAAGAAACAACCCtcagaaaacacaatgacacatggtagaagaaagaaagcagcaCTTCTCAGTTTCTCCCTCGTGTTTTTGCTCCAAAGTAGTTTTGTACCTCCACGGTACGATTTTATTTCACTGAAAAGTCATAAGTTATCCAGCAACAGGAGGCACCTCTGGTCCGCAGCAGTCTGCTGCCTGCCTCGCGACCCGGCCGCCCACCCCGTGGCGTCCGGGGTTATTCAGACGGCGGCGGGGAGgccgtggtggtggtggtggtggtgggggtggtGTTGGGGGACAGCTTGGGTCCTCGGAGGGCCTGCGGGTTGACGATGACCTGGATGACAAAGTCCTTCTGGATCTTGGTGTCCTGCAGCCGCGTCTTGTCCGTCAGCAGCTTCCCGGAGAAGAACCAGCGCTGGTGGGCGGCGTCGATGTCCTCCTGAGCCTGCAGCTGCTTCTTCAGCAGCCCGATGGTGTCGGCCATGCTGGCGCTGAGCCGCAGGTCGGTGCCCGTGGACAGACGTACCTGCAGCCGACGGGAAGGGAGAAAATTAACACACAGGccgaaagagacacacaatctCTAcagcagccattctcaacctaaTGGGGtcctgagatgatttctgggggtcgccaaatcattcattcattcattcattcatccactttttatttgtaacatttgttgctacccggttgccatagcgactcttcggccaatcagcacctccgtttttatttgtaacatttgttgctacccggttgccatagcgactcttcggccaatcagcacctccgtttttatttgtaacatttgttgctacccggttgccatagcgactcttcggccaatcagcacctccgtttttatttgtaacatttgttgctacccggttgccatagcgactcttcggccaatcagcacctccgtttttatttgtaacatttgttgctacccggttgccatagcgactcttcggccaatcagcacctccgtttttatttgtaacatttgttgctacccggttgccatagagactcttcggccaatcagcacctccgtttttatttgtaacatttgttgctacccggttgccatagcgactcttcggccaatcagcacctccgtttttatttgtaacatttgttgctacccggttgccatagcgactcttcggccaatcagcacctccgtttttatttgtaacatttgttgctacccggttgccatagcgactcttcggccaatcagcacctccgtttttatttgtaacatttgttgctacccggttgccatagcgactCTTCGGCcgatcagcacctccgtttttatttgtaacatttgttgctacccggttgccatagcgactcttcggccaatcagcacctccgtttttatttgtaacatttgttgctacccggttgccatagcgactcttcggccaatcagcacctccgtttttatttgtaacatttgttgctacccggttgccatagcgactcttcggccaatcagcacctccgtttttatttgtaacatttgttgctacccGGTTGCCAACCGCCACGAAACGGAACGgaagtgctgattggccgaagaggcgctatggcaaccaggtagcaacaaatatataaaataaaaaaaacggaagtgctgattggccgaagaggcgctatggcaaccaggtagcaacaaatatataaaataaaaaaaacggaggtgctgattggccgaagagtcGCTCTGTGCATCTTCGTTGCAGAAACTTGAAATTGAGGTCGTGGACGAGAGGCGGGGTCCACCCTAGACAGGTCGCCAGACGATCACAgggctctcattcactcctacgcgcaatttagagtcagcaattaaacctaagtgcatgtttttggactgtgccGAAGAACCCAGTGAGAAACCACGCTGCTGgcaacaacaacatgcaaaCTTGCagcacagaagagctgcaggcgggaatcgaaccagcaaccctctggctgtgaggcgagagtgctaaccactaaataaaatataaatattatattttaaatattaaattacataatttcagacagggagatgttttagctgttgtctgcttcattatttgtccaaaatttgtggTATCAGCTGAGTTAGTCTGATCTGAAACTGGCGTGTTGTTGCTTTACTGCAGTttgctagcagctagcagctagcagctagcagctatcACTGATGCTGGTAAAATGGAGGTATGCTGGTCTCCGTACCTTGAGCTGGAACTCCTTCTTGGGTGCTACGGGAGGTTCGGGGCTGTCGCTGGGGTCGTCGTCGCTGCGCTCTGAGATGAGGTTGATGGGCGGAGCCAGGCAGTAGACGGGCAGCTGGTAGCGGTTCCCCAGTTCATCGTAACATTCTGCCAGAGTACCTGGAGAACCAACAGAGAACCGTGGGTGAGCTTCTTTTACCACAGTGACTACTGTATTTCCTCAGTTTAAAGCCAGCATCAGTTAGTAACCAggtgtaaaaacagtttttagtaaataaaagccgtcctcttttataagccgggtgtcttagcGGTGTTAAAGTCTGTCCCCCTTacttgacccctgacccctgaccccaaccagtcctcctttaagttgttaacatgagcccaagtttacctgaaccccaaacagttctctctacaaggcctcacCTTAAACTGAAACCCTAACTCCAACCAGGAGGTGATCTACGGAGAACAccgttcaggaaacatcatctgACGCtaacagatttctgtatttagaagtttgtCCCCacgagttatatatatatatatatataatataatatataatataatatatatatattagtcctgtaggtaaatatggttgtttctctgctgtcctagtcattctctgtaaagtccagccgtttacacacgttcttctgggctttttactagtttagacattttaaatcctgctaaaatgaacattcagctgttcattgtttgtttacatctcagtacttccaatatggccgacatccgggtaactggctacaatgcgctgtgtaaaacactctaaaaagttccggtcagagctgctctgattttcttttttttataaaagcctccttcaaataatagcctgcccgtATTagtagccgggtcccaaactgattttttattaatagaagccactttgtgtcttttttggtcttctgtgtcttttttcggtcattttgtgtcttttttggtcattttgtgtcttttttctagtcattttgtgtctttttttctagtcattttgtgtctttttttctagtcattttgtgtcttttttggtcattttgtgtcttttttttttaattttgtgtcttttgtcattttgtgtcttttttctagtcattttgtgtcttttttggtcattttgtgtcttttttggtcattttgtgtctttttttgtcattttgtgtcttttggtcattttgtgtcctgcttcaaatgaacaatcagctgttcattgtttgtttacatctcagtacttccaatatggccgacatcctggtaactggctacaatgcgctgtgtaaaacactctaaaaagtgatgctctttttttaataaaagcctccttcaaataatagcctgcccgtATTagtagccgggtcccaaactgattatTTATGAACAGAAGCCCTGGCTACTGTTGTTTTTGGGACTCTCCGTGTCCCTCCTCACCATGTGGCAGTGTGATGCTGGCTCCGTCCACGATAGCCTGGGCCAGCTCGTGGTCGTTACACTCCAGGGCCACGGCGGCAGCTTTCAGGGCGTCCCAGATCTCCTTGCGGCCCTCGAAGGCCGGCGCCGTGTCCCAGAACTCGTCCCGCTTGCTCCGGAGCTGGCCCTCCGTCATCGGGTAGTCGCTCTTCCACTTGGGACGATCCTTCTTCAGAGGCTCGTTACGGCCTGCCGCGGGGAGGAAAACCAATCAAGGAGTTAGAGGTTTACATTTATTGTTGGTTTGAAACAGTCCACAGCAAGTGTGATACAGGTGCTCATGACtctttagatcaggggtctcaaactggcggcccacgggccaattgtggccctcgtgatgatattttgtggcccccaccttgatatgaaagtttaatgtgagttttatatgaatggcactttactgtgttgtgtgtggaaggtccctttaattactgtttttggtaattgtgtgtctttttaaaataattttgtcttttttaaatcattttgtgtcttttttggtcattttgtatcttttttttggtaattttgtgtctttttttaaataatttggtgtattttttaaataattgtgtgtcttttttaaaataattttgtctctttttaggtaattctgtgtctttttttgtaattttgtgtctttttaaaataattttgtgtctttatttggtaattttgtgtcttttttaataattttgtcttttttggtcattttgtgtctttttttggtcattttgtgttttttatttagtaatgttgtgtcttcatttggtaattttgtgtcttttttgggtcattttgtgttttttttttagtaattttgtgtctttatttggtaattttgtcttttttaataatttagtcttttttggtcattctgtgtcttttttttggtcattttctttcttttttttaaataatttgtgtctttttttataattgtgcctcttttttaataattgtctcttttttggtcattttgtttcttttttaagtaatttagttactttagttagtttacttttttgtgtcattttggtgataccTGCTGCCaatgagcatatttaagtgctctaaaaacaaaaccattcgttgtttttttatttatttatttatttaagaatgtGTTTCATGGTAATGaatgttgctcacagtgtctcaaaaaaaatgtcagaaaaaaccttaaaattctttaaaaagattataaattcatattaaacagtgactttagattgtaaagggtcaaagaaaatatgtattcatgcTCTTGGATTGTTGCTTTGAGCTGCAGCATGATGATGAGAATCAGccaaaaggagccatgcatgtgctGTAAGGACAAACCTGCTGGACTTGAGAGGTTTAATGAGTAACATGCTGTTCCAGTATAGCTGCTATATGCTgtgtttcatgtctttacatatgataaactaaataattttgtgtatttttaaaataatttaatgtctttttttttttaaataattttgtcttttttaaataattttgtgtcttttttaaataattttgtgtcttttttaaataattttgtcttttttggtaattttgtgtctttttaaaatcattttgtgtcttttttaaataattttatgtcttttttaaaataattttgtgtcttttttaaataattttgtgtcttttttaaataattttgtcttttttaaataattttgtcttttttggtaattctatcttttctgtaatttggtgtctttttaaaatcattttgtgtcttttttggtcattttgtatctttttttggtaattttgtgtcttttttaaataattttgtgtattttttgaataattttgtgtcttttttaaataattttgtgtcttttttaaataattttgtcttttttaaataattttgtgtcttttttaaataattttgtcttttttggtaattctatctttttttgtaatttggtgtctttttaaaatcattttgtctcttttttggtcattttgtatctttttttggtaattttgtgtcttttttaaataattttgtgcatttttaaaataattttatgtcttttttttaaataattttgtcttttttaaataattttatgtc
This window contains:
- the ubtd1b gene encoding ubiquitin domain-containing protein 1, with protein sequence MGGCVGRYWEGWEDSQSRGSSRAGARGGRNEPLKKDRPKWKSDYPMTEGQLRSKRDEFWDTAPAFEGRKEIWDALKAAAVALECNDHELAQAIVDGASITLPHGTLAECYDELGNRYQLPVYCLAPPINLISERSDDDPSDSPEPPVAPKKEFQLKVRLSTGTDLRLSASMADTIGLLKKQLQAQEDIDAAHQRWFFSGKLLTDKTRLQDTKIQKDFVIQVIVNPQALRGPKLSPNTTPTTTTTTTASPPPSE